In one window of Musa acuminata AAA Group cultivar baxijiao chromosome BXJ3-2, Cavendish_Baxijiao_AAA, whole genome shotgun sequence DNA:
- the LOC103975967 gene encoding DEAD-box ATP-dependent RNA helicase 35: protein MASADAPPKPPPSTVEPDDDDDDYEDYIPVKKRRAIEAQKILQRKGRPTSAGDSDAANRPQALAEAKPSLLVKASQLKRDLPEISPTEQLVQQEKEMIEHLSDRKTLMSVRELAKGITYTDPIPTGWKPPLAIRRMPARHADAIRRQWHILVEGENVPPPIKNFRDMRLPEPILKKLKEKRIVQPTPIQVQGLPVILAGRDMIGIAFTGSGKTLVFVLPLIMTALQEEVMMPIVPGEGPFGLVVCPSRELARQTYEVVEQFLVPLRDHGYPELRPLLCIGGVDMRSQLEVVKKGVHIVVATPGRLKDLLAKKKMNLDNCRYLTLDEADRLVDLGFEDDIREVFDHFKAQRQTLLFSATMPKKIQNFAKSALVKPVTVNVGRAGAANLDVIQEVEYVKQEAKIVYLLECLQKTPPPVLIFCENKADVDDIHEYLLLKGVEAVAIHGGKDQEEREYAIASFKSGKKDVLVATDVASKGLDFPDIQHVINYDMPAEIENYVHRIGRTGRCGKTGIATTFINKNQTETTLLDLKHLLQEAKQRIPPVLAELNDPMEDGDALTDASGVKGCAYCGGLGHRIRDCPKLEHQKSMAIAGSKRDYFGSGGYRGEI from the exons ATGGCCTCCGCCGACGCGCCGCCGAAGCCCCCTCCGTCCACCGTCGaacccgacgacgacgacgacgattacGAGGATTACATCCCCGTCAAGAAGCGCCGAGCCATAGAGGCCCAGAAGATCCTCCAGCGCAAGGGCCGCCCCACCTCCGCCGGGGACTCCGACGCCGCCAACCGCCCGCAGGCCCTCGCGGAGGCCAAGCCAAGCCTCCTTGTCAAGGCCTCCCAGCTGAAGCGCGATCTCCCCGAGATCAGCCCCACCGAGCAGCTCGTCCAGCAGGAAAAGGAGATGATCGAACACCTATCCGACCGCAAGACACTCATGTCCGTCCGCGAGCTGGCGAAGGGCATCACCTACACCGATCCCATCCCCACCGGGTGGAAGCCGCCGCTCGCCATACGCCGCATGCCCGCTCGCCACGCCGATGCCATCCGCCGCCAGTGGCACATCCTCGTCGAGGGCGAGAACGTGCCTCCCCCCATCAAGAACTTCCGCGACATGCGCCTCCCCGAGCCCATCCTCAAGAAATTGAAAGAGAAGAGAATCGTCCAGCCGACGCCGATCCAGGTGCAGGGACTGCCAGTGATTCTAGCGGGGCGGGATATGATCGGGATCGCGTTCACTGGCTCGGGAAAGACGCTGGTTTTTGTTCTCCCGTTGATTATGACGGCATTGCAGGAGGAGGTCATGATGCCGATCGTCCCTGGAGAGGGCCCATTTGGGCTTGTGGTATGCCCGTCGAGGGAGCTCGCGCGACAGACGTATGAGGTTGTGGAGCAGTTCCTTGTTCCGCTGCGGGATCATGGATACCCGGAGCTGAGGCCGCTGCTATGTATTGGCGGGGTCGATATGAGGTCGCAGCTGGAAGTGGTGAAGAAAGGGGTGCATATTGTTGTGGCTACTCCAGGGAGATTGAAAGATTTGCTTGCAAAGAAGAAGATGAATCTTGATAATTGCAG GTACTTGACACTGGATGAGGCTGATAGGCTGGTGGACTTGGGCTTTGAGGATGACATACGGGAGGTTTTTGACCATTTTAAAGCCCAAAGACAAACCCTACTCTTCTCTGCTACCATGCCAAAAAAGATCCAAAACTTTGCAAAAAGTGCTCTGGTGAAACCTGTGACAGTCAACGTGGGAAGAGCCGGAGCAGCAAACCTTGATGTCATTCAAGAGGTTGAGTATGTGAAACAAGAGGCTAAAATTGTGTATCTTCTTGAATGCCTCCAAAAGACACCTCCTCCTGTCTTGATTTTCTGTGAGAATAAAGCAGATGTGGATGACATTCATGAGTATCTGCTTCTTAAGGGAGTTGAGGCCGTTGCCATTCATGGTGGCAAGGACCAGGAAGAAAGAGAATATGCCATTGCATCCTTCAAATCTGGCAAGAAGGATGTATTGGTCGCTACAGATGTTGCTTCCAAGGGCCTTGATTTTCCTGACATCCAGCATGTGATCAACTATGATATGCCTGCTGAAATTGAGAATTACGTCCATCGGATTGGCCGAACCGGAAGGTGTGGCAAAACAGGAATAGCAACAACATTCATAAACAAGAACCAAACAGAGACGACACTCCTCGACTTGAAGCACCTCTTGCAAGAAGCAAAACAAAGAATTCCGCCAGTATTGGCAGAGCTTAATGACCCGATGGAAGATGGTGATGCTCTTACTGATGCTAGTGGAGTAAAAGGTTGTGCATACTGTGGTGGGCTTGGTCATCGTATCCGAGACTGCCCAAAACTGGAGCATCAGAAATCCATGGCTATTGCTGGTTCTAAAAGGGACTACTTTGGTTCAGGAGGCTATCGGGGCGAAATATGA
- the LOC135582561 gene encoding uncharacterized protein LOC135582561 isoform X1, with the protein MEVAVKELNAEGKESALVTHGKHDGDECNHFTIRGYVAGVRKRDAKICWPLYMAGNESSDALSSMLPPLHVSKFKRWSCLNCLHTICASADVTGSVNFTNVCNEDMKTNNSIFLFDLNAKRLFFSGPKQSFETVMLEERPVSDCIIKVSHGEHSPVPYHGNKNNESKTDDAAKEGYHVFTYRNFRTEEKENHSCKSITAVAEGEEFQAGQSQKRNMTNKENKFKAALLFDDASPKVGAEPNGGMRIGLFDATIIFRGTDLAACENKDDEGITAKGNINIVPDGMTKESRKLVGVDLCIPEDDVLTTTAANLPNYDLMTLDQNNDEASYGNKNLSDGMYFSRNQKCVSSSSHRKVTQKRVLKLRLLEDIMKNEELHISKKIHTFKGSADTCEKSHKRSDEWKCEIHPEDYKKGNFFRQNCKVIPAKPINATEATHSKDEEISLMHWLKKVSKKIVTDDSQRKKNIVGKGYAEIKRIENKVVTSPSTHKKKDADPLSKGSRASKYSKSCTVEKKSKFTRLKPSAHCLKPQLENLISKDASVKHVPPENVYPQLRNIISEDILPPCLENLERSCEQKSEFNRRKRKAFQVKDRNPSQINCSKKQVIKKQRNMMPLEKKTVDDIPMDIVELLAKNQHERSMMNAEVSNMNKHELSMMNGELRHGIYSNVTGYCGSKFPKAIYQRQANDTVLCIPTAPHGNQNDVYGPEACKAIEFQKHALIDLNQQAADFLAIPQYDGYQPCTTHHSAVDSKKTSSFQVSSWDRMRMQDSGLYQKNQGVSAQRSCGGPIHDMSSLSLNGRIFGVNKRNVDTCHNHGKMVPFDSFLDTTQKIVPRKTGYQEPVNLTSSNLPYGEGKSEQTKNGIALPGRSFLMERASRCHPGRAGPIDMHNKETVSALHLLRLVDQAAQSGTSWDINCTGITQDSRLNHNRQSSEMHGAEVGVKNRKTQEIPSATGYCAHDQTEGGFSSPCHPFPRIGALGSLLQNENMTLSYKPLAPLGSKAVCSAELPSFCIYDMDKIDAPSASSTKYRDNKNPPSVTTNTKQIVSADQVGINRKGEQVQPLSYDPMTITCVINRNPADFSQPDEDNIYMRGND; encoded by the exons ATGGAAGTAGCAGTAAAGGAGCTCAATGCTGAAGGAAAGGAATCTGCACTTGTAACTCATGGCAAGCACGATGGAGATGAGTGCAACCATTTTACCATCCG TGGTTATGTTGCTGGTGTTCGGAAGAGAGATGCAAAGATTTGCTGGCCATTATATATGGCCGGGAATGAAAGTTCAGATGCACTTTCAAGCATGCTGCCTCCGCTACATGTTTCTAAGTTCAAGCGATGGAGTTGCCTGAACTGTCTTCATACAATTTGCGCTTCTGCTGATGTAACAGGAAGTGTAAACTTTACAAATGTATGTAATGAAGATATGAAGACAAACAACTCCATATTTCTTTTTGATCTCAATGCAAAAAGGTTGTTTTTTTCTGGTCCTAAACAGTCTTTTGAAACCGTCATGCTTGAGGAGAGACCAGTTTCAGACTGTATTATCAAAGTCAGTCATGGTGAACATAGCCCAGTACCATATCACGGCAACAAAAATAATGAGTCCAAAACAGATGATGCGGCAAAAGAAG GATACCATGTATTCACATATAGAAATTTTAGaacggaagaaaaagaaaatcattcATGCAAGTCTATCACTGCTGTGGCTGAAGGTGAAGAATTTCAAGCAGGACAAAGCCAAAAAAGAAACATGACAAATAAGGAAAACAAGTTTAAGGCAGCTCTTCTTTTTGATGATGCTTCTCCCAAGGTTGGTGCCGAACCAAATGGAGGTATGAGGATTGGGCTTTTTGATGCAACTATAATTTTCAGAGGCACTGATCTTGCAGCATGTGAAAACAAAGATGATGAAGGGATTACTGCAAAAGGCAACATAAATATAGTGCCTGATGGCATGACCAAAGAAAGTAGAAAGTTAGTTGGGGTTGATCTCTGCATCCCAGAAGACGATGTTCTAACTACTACTGCTGCTAATCTCCCTAATTATGATTTGATGACATTAGACCAGAACAATGATGAAGCATCATATGGTAATAAGAATTTATCAGATGGCATGTATTTTAGCCGAAACCAGAAATGTGTGTCTAGCAGTTCACATAGAAAAGTGACCCAAAAAAGGGTTCTTAAGCTACGTTTGCTGGAGGACATTATGAAAAATGAAGAGTTACACATATCAAAAAAGATACATACTTTTAAAGGAAGTGCGGATACATGTGAAAAGAGCCACAAAAGATCAGATGAATGGAAATGTGAAATCCATCCTGAAGACTATAAAAAAGGCAATTTCTTCAGGCAGAATTGCAAAGTGATACCAGCGAAACCTATTAATGCTACAGAAGCTACTCACAGCAAagatgaggaaatttctctaatGCATTGGCTAAAGAAGGTTTCTAAGAAAATTGTCACTGATGATtctcaaagaaagaaaaacattGTTGGAAAAGGATATGCTGAAATCAAGCGCATAGAGAATAAGGTTGTTACATCTCCCAGTACACATAAAAAGAAGGATGCTGATCCTCTTTCAAAAGGTTCTAGAGCGAGTAAATATAGTAAAAGTTGTACTGTTGAGAAGAAAAGTAAGTTTACTCGACTAAAACCAAGTGCCCATTGCCTCAAGCCCCAACTGGAAAATTTGATATCTAAAGATGCATCGGTGAAACATGTACCTCCTGAAAATGTTTATCCTCAACTGAGAAACATAATTTCTGAAGATATTTTGCCCCCTTGTCTTGAAAATCTAGAGAGGAGTTGTGAGCAGAAGTCTGAATTCAATAGAAGGAAAAGGAAGGCGTTTCAAGTTAAGGACAGAAATCCTTCCCAAATAAACTGCTCAAAG AAACAAGTGataaagaaacaaagaaacaTGATGCCTCTTGAAAAGAAAACTGTGGATGACATTCCAATGGATATTGTTGAACTCCTAGCTAAAAACCAGCATGAAAGAAGTATGATGAATGCTGAGGTTTCTAACATGAACAAACATGAGTTGTCAATGATGAATGGAGAGTTGAGACATGGAATTTATTCAAATGTAACTGGATATTGTGGAAGCAAGTTTCCAAAGGCAATATATCAGAGACAGGCCAATGATACAGTACTTTGTATTCCTACTGCTCCTCATGGTAACCAGAATGACGTGTATGGACCAGAAGCCTGTAAAGCTATCGAGTTCCAGAAACATGCCCTTATTGATCTGAACCAACAAGCTGCAGATTTTCTGGCAATTCCACAATATGATGGATACCAACCCTGTACAACTCACCATTCTGCTGTTGATTCTAAGAAAACCAGTTCTTTTCAAGTTTCTTCTTGGGATAGAATGAGGATGCAAGATTCAGGATTATATCAAAAGAATCAGGGAGTTTCAGCTCAGAGATCATGTGGAGGACCTATCCATGATATGTCGTCACTATCGTTAAATGGCAGAATATTTGGAGTCAATAAAAGGAACGTTGATACTTGTCACAATCACGGGAAAATGGTTCCTTTTGATTCATTTCTTGATACAACTCAGAAGATCGTTCCTCGAAAGACTGGTTATCAGGAACCAGTGAATTTAACCAGCTCCAATCTCCCATATGGGGAAGGAAAATCCGAGCAAACAAAAAATGGAATAGCTCTACCAGGCAGATCATTTCTCATGGAACGTGCAAGTAGGTGCCATCCAGGAAGAGCAGGGCCGATAGATATGCATAACAAGGAAACAGTATCGGCGTTGCATTTGCTTAGGCTAGTTGATCAGGCAGCTCAGTCAGGTACATCATGGGATATTAATTGTACAGGAATTACCCAAGACTCCCGCTTAAATCATAATCGTCAATCCAGTGAGATGCATGGAGCAGAAGTTGGAGTTAAAAATAGAAAGACCCAGGAAATTCCATCCGCCACTGGATACTGTGCTCATGATCAAACCGAAGGTGGTTTCAGCAGCCCTTGCCATCCATTTCCTCGAATAGGTGCTCTTGGTTCTTTGCTGCAAAATGAAAACATGACTCTTTCATACAAGCCTCTGGCACCATTGGGTTCTAAAGCTGTGTGTTCTGCTGAACTGCCATCTTTCTGCATCTATGACATGGACAAAATAGATGCTCCTTCAGCCAGTAGTACAAAATACAGAGACAACAAAAACCCTCCATCTGTGACTACAAATACCAAGCAGATTGTTTCGGCTGATCAGGTTGGAATCAACAGAAAGGGTGAACAAGTCCAACCTTTGAGTTATGATCCCATGACTATAACCTGCGTTATCAATCGAAATCCTGCTGACTTCAGCCAACCTGATGAAGACAATATTTACATGCGAGGAAATGACTGA
- the LOC135582561 gene encoding uncharacterized protein LOC135582561 isoform X2: protein MEVAVKELNAEGKESALVTHGKHDGDECNHFTIRGYVAGVRKRDAKICWPLYMAGNESSDALSSMLPPLHVSKFKRWSCLNCLHTICASADVTGSVNFTNSFETVMLEERPVSDCIIKVSHGEHSPVPYHGNKNNESKTDDAAKEGYHVFTYRNFRTEEKENHSCKSITAVAEGEEFQAGQSQKRNMTNKENKFKAALLFDDASPKVGAEPNGGMRIGLFDATIIFRGTDLAACENKDDEGITAKGNINIVPDGMTKESRKLVGVDLCIPEDDVLTTTAANLPNYDLMTLDQNNDEASYGNKNLSDGMYFSRNQKCVSSSSHRKVTQKRVLKLRLLEDIMKNEELHISKKIHTFKGSADTCEKSHKRSDEWKCEIHPEDYKKGNFFRQNCKVIPAKPINATEATHSKDEEISLMHWLKKVSKKIVTDDSQRKKNIVGKGYAEIKRIENKVVTSPSTHKKKDADPLSKGSRASKYSKSCTVEKKSKFTRLKPSAHCLKPQLENLISKDASVKHVPPENVYPQLRNIISEDILPPCLENLERSCEQKSEFNRRKRKAFQVKDRNPSQINCSKKQVIKKQRNMMPLEKKTVDDIPMDIVELLAKNQHERSMMNAEVSNMNKHELSMMNGELRHGIYSNVTGYCGSKFPKAIYQRQANDTVLCIPTAPHGNQNDVYGPEACKAIEFQKHALIDLNQQAADFLAIPQYDGYQPCTTHHSAVDSKKTSSFQVSSWDRMRMQDSGLYQKNQGVSAQRSCGGPIHDMSSLSLNGRIFGVNKRNVDTCHNHGKMVPFDSFLDTTQKIVPRKTGYQEPVNLTSSNLPYGEGKSEQTKNGIALPGRSFLMERASRCHPGRAGPIDMHNKETVSALHLLRLVDQAAQSGTSWDINCTGITQDSRLNHNRQSSEMHGAEVGVKNRKTQEIPSATGYCAHDQTEGGFSSPCHPFPRIGALGSLLQNENMTLSYKPLAPLGSKAVCSAELPSFCIYDMDKIDAPSASSTKYRDNKNPPSVTTNTKQIVSADQVGINRKGEQVQPLSYDPMTITCVINRNPADFSQPDEDNIYMRGND, encoded by the exons ATGGAAGTAGCAGTAAAGGAGCTCAATGCTGAAGGAAAGGAATCTGCACTTGTAACTCATGGCAAGCACGATGGAGATGAGTGCAACCATTTTACCATCCG TGGTTATGTTGCTGGTGTTCGGAAGAGAGATGCAAAGATTTGCTGGCCATTATATATGGCCGGGAATGAAAGTTCAGATGCACTTTCAAGCATGCTGCCTCCGCTACATGTTTCTAAGTTCAAGCGATGGAGTTGCCTGAACTGTCTTCATACAATTTGCGCTTCTGCTGATGTAACAGGAAGTGTAAACTTTACAAAT TCTTTTGAAACCGTCATGCTTGAGGAGAGACCAGTTTCAGACTGTATTATCAAAGTCAGTCATGGTGAACATAGCCCAGTACCATATCACGGCAACAAAAATAATGAGTCCAAAACAGATGATGCGGCAAAAGAAG GATACCATGTATTCACATATAGAAATTTTAGaacggaagaaaaagaaaatcattcATGCAAGTCTATCACTGCTGTGGCTGAAGGTGAAGAATTTCAAGCAGGACAAAGCCAAAAAAGAAACATGACAAATAAGGAAAACAAGTTTAAGGCAGCTCTTCTTTTTGATGATGCTTCTCCCAAGGTTGGTGCCGAACCAAATGGAGGTATGAGGATTGGGCTTTTTGATGCAACTATAATTTTCAGAGGCACTGATCTTGCAGCATGTGAAAACAAAGATGATGAAGGGATTACTGCAAAAGGCAACATAAATATAGTGCCTGATGGCATGACCAAAGAAAGTAGAAAGTTAGTTGGGGTTGATCTCTGCATCCCAGAAGACGATGTTCTAACTACTACTGCTGCTAATCTCCCTAATTATGATTTGATGACATTAGACCAGAACAATGATGAAGCATCATATGGTAATAAGAATTTATCAGATGGCATGTATTTTAGCCGAAACCAGAAATGTGTGTCTAGCAGTTCACATAGAAAAGTGACCCAAAAAAGGGTTCTTAAGCTACGTTTGCTGGAGGACATTATGAAAAATGAAGAGTTACACATATCAAAAAAGATACATACTTTTAAAGGAAGTGCGGATACATGTGAAAAGAGCCACAAAAGATCAGATGAATGGAAATGTGAAATCCATCCTGAAGACTATAAAAAAGGCAATTTCTTCAGGCAGAATTGCAAAGTGATACCAGCGAAACCTATTAATGCTACAGAAGCTACTCACAGCAAagatgaggaaatttctctaatGCATTGGCTAAAGAAGGTTTCTAAGAAAATTGTCACTGATGATtctcaaagaaagaaaaacattGTTGGAAAAGGATATGCTGAAATCAAGCGCATAGAGAATAAGGTTGTTACATCTCCCAGTACACATAAAAAGAAGGATGCTGATCCTCTTTCAAAAGGTTCTAGAGCGAGTAAATATAGTAAAAGTTGTACTGTTGAGAAGAAAAGTAAGTTTACTCGACTAAAACCAAGTGCCCATTGCCTCAAGCCCCAACTGGAAAATTTGATATCTAAAGATGCATCGGTGAAACATGTACCTCCTGAAAATGTTTATCCTCAACTGAGAAACATAATTTCTGAAGATATTTTGCCCCCTTGTCTTGAAAATCTAGAGAGGAGTTGTGAGCAGAAGTCTGAATTCAATAGAAGGAAAAGGAAGGCGTTTCAAGTTAAGGACAGAAATCCTTCCCAAATAAACTGCTCAAAG AAACAAGTGataaagaaacaaagaaacaTGATGCCTCTTGAAAAGAAAACTGTGGATGACATTCCAATGGATATTGTTGAACTCCTAGCTAAAAACCAGCATGAAAGAAGTATGATGAATGCTGAGGTTTCTAACATGAACAAACATGAGTTGTCAATGATGAATGGAGAGTTGAGACATGGAATTTATTCAAATGTAACTGGATATTGTGGAAGCAAGTTTCCAAAGGCAATATATCAGAGACAGGCCAATGATACAGTACTTTGTATTCCTACTGCTCCTCATGGTAACCAGAATGACGTGTATGGACCAGAAGCCTGTAAAGCTATCGAGTTCCAGAAACATGCCCTTATTGATCTGAACCAACAAGCTGCAGATTTTCTGGCAATTCCACAATATGATGGATACCAACCCTGTACAACTCACCATTCTGCTGTTGATTCTAAGAAAACCAGTTCTTTTCAAGTTTCTTCTTGGGATAGAATGAGGATGCAAGATTCAGGATTATATCAAAAGAATCAGGGAGTTTCAGCTCAGAGATCATGTGGAGGACCTATCCATGATATGTCGTCACTATCGTTAAATGGCAGAATATTTGGAGTCAATAAAAGGAACGTTGATACTTGTCACAATCACGGGAAAATGGTTCCTTTTGATTCATTTCTTGATACAACTCAGAAGATCGTTCCTCGAAAGACTGGTTATCAGGAACCAGTGAATTTAACCAGCTCCAATCTCCCATATGGGGAAGGAAAATCCGAGCAAACAAAAAATGGAATAGCTCTACCAGGCAGATCATTTCTCATGGAACGTGCAAGTAGGTGCCATCCAGGAAGAGCAGGGCCGATAGATATGCATAACAAGGAAACAGTATCGGCGTTGCATTTGCTTAGGCTAGTTGATCAGGCAGCTCAGTCAGGTACATCATGGGATATTAATTGTACAGGAATTACCCAAGACTCCCGCTTAAATCATAATCGTCAATCCAGTGAGATGCATGGAGCAGAAGTTGGAGTTAAAAATAGAAAGACCCAGGAAATTCCATCCGCCACTGGATACTGTGCTCATGATCAAACCGAAGGTGGTTTCAGCAGCCCTTGCCATCCATTTCCTCGAATAGGTGCTCTTGGTTCTTTGCTGCAAAATGAAAACATGACTCTTTCATACAAGCCTCTGGCACCATTGGGTTCTAAAGCTGTGTGTTCTGCTGAACTGCCATCTTTCTGCATCTATGACATGGACAAAATAGATGCTCCTTCAGCCAGTAGTACAAAATACAGAGACAACAAAAACCCTCCATCTGTGACTACAAATACCAAGCAGATTGTTTCGGCTGATCAGGTTGGAATCAACAGAAAGGGTGAACAAGTCCAACCTTTGAGTTATGATCCCATGACTATAACCTGCGTTATCAATCGAAATCCTGCTGACTTCAGCCAACCTGATGAAGACAATATTTACATGCGAGGAAATGACTGA